In Bryobacteraceae bacterium, the following proteins share a genomic window:
- a CDS encoding ABC transporter substrate-binding protein: MTRSTRRAFVGGLVGTGLRADRPRYGGTLAVAAGFPILALTADPLVFEDGSGRARPGLAREWSAGAGFREWRFDLRGGVPTHDGVALTAEVAAEALGKVLRGYRWSGSGNRIVAASERSSPALPAELAHAAAGIPGTGPFRTETYKPGKLARVTAFEEYWNSRPYLDAVELRFAGAGAAVSEIAPGDIRRETQRGHRIHATPPNDLVALVFDRTHPSARRESIRRGLVAAIDRTPIANVILQKQGEAAGGILPGGVSGYGFLFSRERDLAGARRMLASAGEALPLGYDPAVAILKPIADRIALNAREAGLTIRTVDRAPAAVWLRRVAGLHTDPHLALAHYARGLELAEPAPAESLEELYLRERTLLAGGWVAPLFHVSRVYSVAPEVRNWPGAGLPEWRFEDTWLNRR, from the coding sequence GTGACCCGTAGCACGCGGCGGGCATTCGTCGGCGGACTGGTAGGAACGGGACTACGGGCAGACCGGCCTCGCTACGGCGGCACGCTCGCCGTAGCGGCGGGATTTCCGATTCTGGCGCTGACGGCGGATCCGCTGGTTTTCGAAGACGGGTCCGGACGGGCGCGGCCCGGGCTCGCCCGAGAGTGGTCGGCTGGCGCGGGTTTCCGCGAGTGGCGATTCGATCTCCGGGGCGGTGTGCCCACCCACGACGGTGTCGCGCTGACGGCGGAAGTGGCGGCGGAGGCCCTGGGCAAGGTGCTTCGCGGGTACCGCTGGTCCGGATCGGGGAATCGGATCGTGGCCGCCAGCGAACGATCCTCGCCGGCGCTTCCGGCGGAACTGGCGCACGCGGCCGCGGGGATTCCGGGCACCGGGCCGTTCCGCACGGAAACCTACAAGCCCGGGAAACTGGCGCGGGTGACGGCTTTCGAGGAATATTGGAACAGTCGGCCGTATCTCGACGCGGTGGAACTTCGCTTCGCGGGCGCCGGCGCGGCGGTGAGCGAGATCGCGCCCGGCGACATCCGCCGCGAGACGCAGCGCGGGCATCGCATCCACGCGACGCCGCCGAATGACCTGGTGGCGCTGGTGTTCGATCGCACGCATCCGTCCGCGCGGAGGGAATCGATTCGCCGGGGGCTGGTGGCTGCGATTGACCGGACGCCGATCGCCAACGTGATCTTGCAGAAGCAAGGCGAGGCGGCGGGTGGCATTCTGCCTGGTGGCGTCTCGGGCTACGGTTTTCTGTTTTCGCGGGAACGGGATCTGGCTGGCGCGCGCCGCATGCTGGCCAGCGCCGGCGAAGCACTGCCGCTTGGCTACGATCCCGCGGTCGCGATCCTGAAGCCGATCGCGGACCGGATCGCACTGAACGCGCGCGAGGCCGGGCTCACGATACGCACGGTGGACCGCGCGCCGGCCGCCGTCTGGCTGCGGCGGGTCGCCGGCCTTCATACGGACCCGCACCTCGCGCTCGCCCACTACGCCCGGGGGCTCGAGCTGGCGGAGCCAGCGCCGGCGGAGTCGCTCGAAGAACTCTACCTGCGAGAGCGGACGCTGCTGGCCGGAGGGTGGGTGGCGCCGCTGTTTCACGTGTCGCGGGTTTACAGCGTGGCGCCGGAGGTCCGGAACTGGCCAGGCGCCGGATTGCCGGAGTGGCGCTTCGAAGATACGTGGCTCAACCGTCGATGA
- a CDS encoding ATP-binding protein yields the protein MSFRTRLFLLFGLAVSATAILASMGISASATAAFERMEEERTEAIARQVRRELDRGSQEIVRRLDAIAGTEAFRAMAAELAAPGADAAPYLNEAERVAREQGLDFLEIIGADGAIISSAHYPARFGYKKPWVIEPADWRSRGAFVEFERLPEETAAGLIAVRPAGGLYLVGGERIDREMLDTLALPPSMTAQLYERGGYRGRKADRIVERVRGSGRTAVLTEGGFFETPTTINGIPLRGRTRESLAVLVLEARHAELFRLRWFIRAMGLLGALGGIVLGAGIAWWASARLAQPVRALVEGASRVAAGDWSVRVELPPGDEIGAVAESFNRMTAELAGQRERLVQAERVAAWRELARRLAHELKNPLFPLQLTVENLQRARLGDAAQFDEVFRESSSALLAEIDQLKTIVGRFSDFARMPAPSFETIRLAGFVPPILAAFQAQWSAPGKPRIEGAWKLADPELTVDADRDLLSRAIRNLILNAMDAMPNGGRIAIRAEAAGAAVAIEVADTGSGFTEEERARLFTPYYTTKKHGTGLGLAIVQSVVADHGGTIGVESRPGEGSRFRIAIPRYRDNGAPATG from the coding sequence ATGAGCTTCCGCACGCGTCTTTTCCTTCTGTTCGGGCTGGCCGTGTCGGCGACGGCGATCCTCGCGTCGATGGGGATTTCGGCGTCGGCGACGGCCGCATTCGAACGAATGGAGGAGGAACGAACCGAAGCGATCGCCCGGCAGGTGCGGCGCGAACTGGACCGGGGCAGCCAGGAAATCGTCCGCCGGCTGGACGCGATCGCTGGCACGGAGGCATTCCGTGCGATGGCGGCAGAGTTGGCGGCCCCCGGCGCGGACGCGGCTCCGTATCTGAACGAGGCCGAACGGGTGGCCCGGGAGCAAGGGCTCGATTTTCTCGAGATCATCGGAGCGGACGGCGCCATCATCTCGTCGGCGCACTATCCGGCGCGGTTCGGGTACAAGAAGCCTTGGGTGATCGAGCCGGCGGATTGGCGCTCTCGCGGCGCGTTTGTGGAGTTCGAACGGCTGCCGGAAGAAACGGCGGCGGGGCTGATCGCGGTGCGTCCGGCCGGGGGCCTGTACCTGGTGGGCGGCGAGCGGATCGACCGGGAGATGCTCGACACGCTGGCGCTGCCGCCGAGCATGACGGCGCAGCTCTATGAGAGGGGCGGCTACCGGGGCCGAAAGGCGGACAGGATCGTGGAACGGGTTCGCGGCAGCGGACGAACCGCCGTGCTGACGGAGGGCGGGTTCTTCGAAACGCCGACAACGATCAACGGGATCCCGCTGCGCGGGCGAACGCGCGAATCGCTGGCGGTGCTGGTGCTCGAGGCGCGGCACGCGGAGTTGTTCCGGCTGCGCTGGTTCATCCGGGCGATGGGTCTGCTGGGAGCGCTGGGCGGGATCGTGTTGGGGGCGGGAATCGCCTGGTGGGCGTCGGCGCGGCTGGCGCAGCCGGTGCGGGCGCTCGTCGAAGGCGCGTCGCGGGTGGCGGCGGGCGACTGGTCGGTGCGGGTGGAGCTGCCGCCGGGCGACGAGATCGGCGCGGTGGCGGAATCGTTCAACCGGATGACGGCCGAGTTGGCCGGGCAGCGCGAACGGCTGGTGCAGGCCGAGCGAGTGGCGGCGTGGCGGGAACTGGCGCGGAGGCTGGCGCATGAATTGAAAAATCCATTGTTTCCGTTGCAGTTAACGGTGGAGAACCTGCAGCGCGCACGGCTCGGCGACGCGGCCCAGTTCGACGAGGTGTTCCGAGAATCAAGTTCCGCCCTGCTCGCCGAGATCGACCAGTTGAAGACCATCGTCGGGCGGTTTTCCGACTTCGCGCGGATGCCTGCGCCGAGCTTCGAAACCATTCGCCTGGCTGGGTTCGTTCCCCCGATTCTGGCGGCGTTTCAGGCGCAGTGGTCGGCGCCGGGGAAGCCGCGGATCGAGGGCGCGTGGAAGCTGGCCGATCCCGAGTTGACGGTGGATGCCGACCGGGACCTGCTGTCGCGCGCGATCCGCAACCTGATCCTCAACGCGATGGACGCGATGCCGAATGGCGGGCGGATCGCGATCCGGGCGGAGGCGGCGGGCGCGGCGGTGGCCATCGAAGTGGCCGACACCGGCAGCGGGTTCACGGAAGAAGAACGGGCGCGGTTGTTCACGCCCTACTACACGACGAAGAAGCACGGCACGGGCCTGGGCCTGGCGATCGTGCAGTCCGTGGTGGCTGACCATGGAGGTACCATCGGCGTAGAGAGCCGGCCCGGAGAAGGATCGCGGTTCCGCATTGCGATCCCGCGATATAGAGACAATGGCGCACCTGCTACTGGTTGA